A genomic segment from Patescibacteria group bacterium encodes:
- a CDS encoding N-acetyltransferase, with the protein MSNKIVYQVQNKPNLKELERLFVAAFSQSPDSDKFTPETDQILKEWLDLKELKKYLPYGTLIEARCQKQLVGAVFIAKQNPITWPDGRKAEGFILAVLPKFRNRGIGKRLIKMQEIEAKKFGAKKIVINTHVLLKANQKLFQRMGYKKIGILKDYYDNGDAVFFSKDL; encoded by the coding sequence ATGAGCAACAAAATTGTTTACCAAGTTCAGAACAAGCCGAATTTGAAAGAACTGGAGCGCTTATTTGTTGCTGCCTTTAGCCAGAGTCCTGATTCAGATAAATTTACTCCAGAAACTGATCAAATTCTTAAAGAATGGCTTGATTTGAAAGAGCTTAAAAAATATCTCCCCTACGGAACTTTAATTGAAGCGAGGTGCCAAAAGCAATTAGTTGGTGCGGTTTTTATTGCCAAGCAGAATCCGATTACCTGGCCAGATGGCAGAAAAGCAGAAGGGTTTATTCTGGCGGTTTTACCCAAGTTTCGTAATCGGGGTATAGGCAAGCGATTAATAAAAATGCAAGAGATTGAGGCAAAAAAGTTTGGCGCGAAAAAGATAGTTATCAACACCCATGTTTTGTTAAAAGCAAATCAGAAATTGTTTCAGAGAATGGGTTATAAAAAAATTGGGATTTTGAAAGATTATTATGATAATGGCGATGCGGTGTTTTTTAGTAAAGATTTATAA
- a CDS encoding pyridoxamine 5'-phosphate oxidase family protein, translating into MKLTRQHILAFLKTNKLMQVATAGDFPWIATVYYSFDKRLNLYFLSSEKTLHSKQIKQNPKVSVAIADSRQDIKKPKKGLQLYGLCKEISGAGKIKHALSLWKEFLSVDDPELSYENLRKGLTGKIYKITPKRIKLFDQELFKDVDDGEEPVLEL; encoded by the coding sequence ATGAAACTAACCAGGCAGCACATTTTAGCTTTTTTAAAGACAAATAAGTTAATGCAGGTAGCAACAGCCGGAGATTTCCCCTGGATTGCTACGGTTTATTATTCTTTTGACAAAAGATTAAACCTCTATTTCTTAAGCAGTGAAAAAACTTTGCACAGCAAGCAAATTAAGCAGAATCCAAAAGTCAGTGTCGCGATTGCTGATTCGCGTCAGGATATAAAAAAGCCCAAGAAGGGTCTGCAGTTATACGGTTTATGCAAGGAAATCTCCGGAGCTGGGAAAATAAAACATGCCTTATCTTTATGGAAAGAATTTTTAAGCGTTGATGATCCGGAGCTAAGTTATGAGAATCTAAGAAAAGGTTTGACCGGCAAGATTTATAAGATTACTCCAAAAAGAATCAAGCTTTTTGACCAAGAACTGTTTAAGGACGTTGATGATGGAGAAGAGCCGGTGCTAGAACTATAG
- a CDS encoding FxLYD domain-containing protein, with protein MKRFLKQFVIAAIYLLIFSGIGLLAWNIFYTPTCFDGIKNQGEEEVDCGGPCQSCEIKTLSYPIVLRKFFLLDPEGNAFDAAIQLKNPNLNWGLKSFDYQIDFKDVSGYVLPGSLYGKSFLMPNAGQWLMETAKFAPAETREIELKINTSTIEWSKIRPYVAENEFVIRDQQFKLLSPPASGYAEATGAIENKSSFNVNDVEIQAVLYDKDKRLISFGRTTIFSLRQGEVREFRIFWPKKFVNRNPVAGLDILANINFLADESFLQRYQY; from the coding sequence ATGAAGCGTTTTTTAAAACAGTTTGTTATTGCGGCAATTTACTTACTGATTTTTTCCGGAATCGGGCTTTTAGCTTGGAACATTTTTTATACCCCAACTTGTTTTGACGGCATAAAAAATCAAGGCGAAGAAGAAGTTGACTGCGGCGGGCCGTGCCAGTCTTGCGAGATTAAGACCCTATCTTATCCAATTGTCTTAAGAAAGTTTTTTCTGCTTGACCCAGAAGGCAATGCTTTTGACGCGGCAATTCAGCTGAAAAACCCAAATCTGAACTGGGGCTTAAAGTCTTTTGATTACCAGATCGATTTTAAAGACGTTTCGGGTTATGTTCTGCCCGGATCTTTGTATGGCAAATCGTTTTTAATGCCTAATGCTGGTCAATGGTTAATGGAAACCGCCAAATTTGCTCCGGCTGAAACCAGAGAGATAGAATTGAAGATTAATACTTCAACAATAGAGTGGAGCAAAATCAGGCCTTATGTGGCAGAGAACGAGTTTGTTATCAGGGACCAGCAGTTTAAACTTTTGTCGCCGCCAGCTTCTGGTTATGCGGAAGCAACCGGGGCGATTGAGAACAAATCGTCTTTTAATGTTAATGATGTTGAGATTCAGGCAGTGCTTTATGACAAAGACAAGCGGCTTATTAGTTTTGGCCGGACAACGATTTTTTCTCTGCGTCAGGGTGAGGTTCGGGAATTCAGGATTTTCTGGCCAAAGAAGTTTGTTAACCGCAATCCAGTTGCCGGTTTAGATATTCTTGCCAATATCAACTTTTTGGCTGACGAAAGTTTTTTGCAGCGATACCAATATTAG
- a CDS encoding FtsW/RodA/SpoVE family cell cycle protein: MLIKKLDWWLLGSVAVLLVLSLAILYSLGTTKTENLTWFYRQAVWIVVGLAGCIFLSLMDFRGFSTSPFIILILYFFVIVLLISVLVFGKTISGNRAWFAIGPFTFQPVEFAKLVLILFLAGYFSEKNIEIWRIRHIFISGAALFGILGLVLLQPDWGSGLVLAGIWFLMLLVSGARTKQVLLIILSFIILVLISWQWFFTENQQQRITGFLFPQQDPYGVSYSQRQALIALGSGGLWGKGLGRGTQTQLGFLPASRTDFIFSSIGEELGFLGVSAVLVSLGIIFWRLILLGLSGMNNYVKLFSLGYLAWLFVETVIHLGMNLGFLPVIGIGLPFVSYGGSHLLALFIGLGIINSIQIYGK; this comes from the coding sequence ATGCTGATTAAAAAACTTGATTGGTGGCTTTTGGGTTCAGTTGCGGTTTTGTTAGTTTTGAGTTTGGCGATTCTTTATTCTTTGGGTACGACTAAAACAGAAAATTTGACTTGGTTTTATCGTCAGGCAGTTTGGATTGTCGTTGGTTTAGCCGGCTGTATTTTTTTGAGCCTAATGGACTTTCGGGGCTTTAGCACCTCACCCTTTATAATTTTGATTTTATATTTTTTTGTTATTGTTTTGTTAATCAGTGTTTTGGTTTTTGGCAAGACCATCTCTGGCAACCGAGCTTGGTTTGCGATTGGGCCGTTTACCTTCCAGCCGGTTGAGTTTGCCAAACTGGTTTTAATTTTATTTTTGGCCGGATATTTTTCAGAAAAAAACATTGAGATTTGGCGGATTAGGCACATCTTTATTTCTGGAGCAGCGCTTTTTGGGATTTTGGGCTTGGTTTTACTCCAGCCGGACTGGGGTTCTGGCTTGGTTTTGGCAGGTATTTGGTTTTTGATGTTGTTAGTCAGCGGCGCCAGGACTAAACAAGTTTTACTTATAATTCTCTCATTCATAATTCTTGTTTTAATCAGTTGGCAATGGTTTTTTACTGAAAATCAACAGCAGAGAATCACTGGTTTTTTATTCCCCCAACAAGATCCTTACGGCGTTTCTTATAGCCAGAGACAGGCTTTGATTGCCTTAGGTTCAGGCGGTCTCTGGGGGAAGGGTTTGGGCAGAGGCACTCAAACCCAATTAGGGTTTTTGCCCGCTTCGCGAACTGATTTTATTTTTTCCAGCATTGGCGAGGAGCTTGGTTTTTTGGGCGTTTCCGCGGTCTTGGTTAGTTTGGGAATAATTTTCTGGCGGTTAATCTTATTGGGTTTGTCAGGAATGAACAATTATGTTAAATTGTTTTCTCTTGGCTATCTGGCTTGGCTTTTTGTTGAAACCGTAATTCATCTCGGAATGAACTTAGGGTTTTTGCCGGTAATTGGCATAGGTTTGCCATTTGTCAGTTACGGCGGCTCGCATTTGCTGGCACTGTTTATAGGTTTGGGGATAATTAACAGTATCCAGATCTACGGCAAGTAG